TTATTTTAATTGCTTTGTATGTGAAAAAGCCCACAGATTTTTCGGCTTTTCCTACGCTTTTGCTAATTATTACGCTTTTTAGACTTTCTTTAAATATTGCCACAACAAGAATGATTTTAAGCAATGGGCATTTAGGACCTGAAGCGGTTAGTGATATTATCACAGCATTTGGACAATTTGTTGTGGGAGGCAACTATGTAATTGGAATCATTTTGTTTGTTATTTTGGTTATTATTAACTTTATGGTTGTAACAAATGGTTCTACAAGGGTTTCAGAAGTTAAAGCGAGATTTACCCTTGATGCAATGCCGGGTAAGCAAATGGCAATTGATGCGGATTTAAACTCGGGGGTTATTGGACAAGATGAAGCAAAGGCTAGGCGTGATGCACTAGCTGCTGAAGCAGATTTTTATGGTTCAATGGACGGAGCTAATAAGTTTGTTAAAGGCGATGCGATTGCTGGGATTATTATTACGCTTATTAATATTATTGGAGGATTTTTAATTGGCGTGTTTCAACGCGATATGACTTTAAGTGATGCGGCATCAACTTTTACGATTCTAACTATTGGCGATGGGCTTGTTTCACAACTTCCTGCATTAATTGTTTCTACTGCAACAGGTATTATTGTAACACGCTTTAGCAAAGAAGGGGATAATTTCGCTTCTGGGATTATTGATCAATTAATTAATGAGTCAAAAACGTTGTTAATTGTGGGTTGTATTTTGATTCTTTTTGCTATGGTTCCGGGTTTGCCAACGCTTTCTTTAGGTTTTGTAGGCTTGCTATTTTTGGGACTTTCTTTGCTTTTAAGCAAGCAAAAAGACGGAGAGGTTTGGCAATATGTGGAATCACTTTTGAAAAAAATCAAAAAAGAAAATAAAACAAAGCTTGAAGGTGGAGTTGATATAGAAAATCTACCACAACGCAAGGCGGCGCAAGAAGCGGCTGCAAGAGCTACCCAACAGCCTCCAAAAGAAAGTGAAGAAGAGCGTAGAAAGCGTGATGAGGCAGAGATTGATAATGCTCTAAAAGTTAAGATTTTGCGTGTAGGGCTTGGGTATCAGCTCATTAAATTTGCAGATCCTGCACAAGGTGGGGAGCTTGTTAATAAAATCCGTCAAATCCGTAAAGCAATGGCAACAGAATATGGAATCTTGGTGCCTATGGTGCATTTAAGAGATGATTTAAACTTGCCTCCTGATGAGTATCAAATCTTGCTAAAAGAAATTGAGATTGGACATGGCAAGATTATGGTAGATAAGTATCTAGCAATTGCTTCAAGCGGTTTTGCAGGAGAATTGCAAGATGGAGTGCCAACCAAAGAGCCAGTATTTGGGCTAGATGCTTATTGGATTGGTGAAGATAAGAAAGAAGATGCAATTATTGAGGGCTATACAATTATTGATGGCGCAACTGTGATTAGCACGCATATCCAAGAGCTTATCAAACGCCACGCTGAAGAGCTTTTAACACGCCAAGAAGTGCATAATTTATTAGGAAAGCTTGGGCAAGATTATCCTGTGTTAGCTGAAGAGATTAAAGGCGTAGGCGTAGGGACAATCCAGCACATCTTAAAAGAGTTGTTACACGAGCAGATTCCTATTAAGGATATGTTAAGCATTGCAGAAGCAATTGCTGATGGCTATCCCGCATATAAGGGAGATTTACCAACACTAACAGAATATGTAAGAGCGTGTTTGAAGCGTCTAATAACACATAATTTTCAAAGTGATGATGGGACTTTGCGCTATTTTATTCTTTCGCCAACGCTTGAGCAATTTTTGCTTGAGCGATTACCAGATGGGCAAAAAATGGGGCAACGCTTGCGTTTAAGCCCTACAGAGTCGCAAAGTTTGCTAGATGCGATTAATATTGCTCAGCAAAAGGGAGCATCTCTTGGGGCAGTGCCTACGATTATTGGCGGGATTCCAATGGTGCTAAGAAAACCTTTAGCAACCTTTATGGAGCAGTATGGTTTTGGGCGAAATATGATTGCTTTAAGCGTGGCAGAGATTGATTATCAAACAAAATATGAAGTCTTGGGTGCAGTAGATTTTCCAGTGTAAAGGTGTGAAATATGGAAGTGTATCATTTATCCCATATTGATTTAGATGGCTATGGTTGTCAAATGGTTAGTAGGGAGTTTTATAGGCAAGCTTTTAAAGAATGTAATTTGCATTTTTATAATGCAAATTATGGCAAGGAAGTGGCAGCGCGTTTAGAACAGATTTATAAGAGTATTAAAGCCCAAAGCATTGGAAGTAAAGCGCATATTTTAGTGAGTGATTTAAATTTAACGCTTGAAGAGTGTGAGCGATTAACACAGGTTGTGCTGGAGCTTAATCTTAGTGGTTTTAGCGTAACTTTTGAGCTATTAGATCATCATAAAAGCGGACAAGAATGCGCACAAAAATATGCTTGGTATGTGCTAGATACTAAACGTTGTGCGACAAAAATTGTATATGATACACTTTTAATGCGTTATGGACTAAGTGATTCTACAAGGGCGTGGTTAGAATCTATGGTGGCGATGATTAATAGTATTGATTTATGGCTTGAAAATGGGTTTGCCTTTGAGTTTGGCAAGGTGGCAATGCGCTTAATTGTGGAAGCAAAAGAGTTAAATCGTTTTATGTTTGATGATGAAGATAGGACTTATAAGCTTGCTTTACTTAGTGAGTCAGCAAGGTTTCTCTCACAAGATAATGGGCATATTTTGCTAGATAATGCGATTTTAGAGATGAAAAAATGCTTTTTGAAAGGAAGTTTGCTAAGTGATACGCTAGATAATTTAGCTTCAAGGTATCAATGCGAGCTTTTAGCACAAAAGGCGGAATCTTGTAGCGTGTATTGGGGAGGATATTGGGGGTTTTTGAGTTATAGCATTGGGAATATTTCAGTGTTGGCAAATTTGTTTTTAAAGAATAATCCACAATTTGATTTTTTTATAGATGTAAGCGCTAGGGGGAATGTGAGCTTGCGTGCAAATAACGCGTGTGATGTGAGTTTGCTAGCAAAGAAATGTTTTAATGGTGGCGGACACCCTAATGCAAGTGGTGGCAAGATTGAAGGCTTTAAAGAAAGCTTTGTGTATGCAGACATTAAAGAATGTGTGCAGAATATTTTAGAAACTTTGGAGTAGTAATGGAAAAGATTAAAGAATTAGAAGAAGAGATTGAAGAGTTATCCATTCAGCTTAGTGATATGCTTTGTGTGGCGTTGCTTTTAAGTGGTGCAAAGGAAGAGAATATTCAAGATGCATTAGATGCATATATTGATAACCTTGATGATGAGAGCATAGAGTATGGCGTTAAAGAGATTTTACAAAATATTGAGAATCTAAAAGCCACGCATCCAGCGTTATTTAACAAGGATAAGGTGTGCAAGTAAAGCGTATTGCGATTTTATTTAGTGGGAATGGGAGTAATTTAGAAGCATTGATTAGAGCCTTGCACAACAAGTATTTTTGCGCTAGAGATTTACAGGTTTTAGAAGCGCAAGAATTTTTAATAGGTGGAATCTCAAATGCGTTTATGGAATGTGAAGAGTGTAAGGGCGCATTTAAGATAGAAGTCGTGCTAGCACTAAGTAATAAAAAAGATGCTTATGGCTTAGTGCGTGCTAAAAATCTTGGGATTAAAACACAGGTTTTAGAAAGTGTGGCGTTTAAAGATAGAGCGGAGTTTGATAGAGAGCTTGTTGGGATTTTAAAGCCTTTAGAGTTAGATTTATGTGTGCTAGCTGGCTTTATGCGGATTTTAACTCCCATTTTTACAAGTTCTATTAAAGCGGTTAATATTCACCCCTCACTTTTGCCACTTTTTAAAGGCGCACACGGAATTACGGAATCCTATCAAAGTCCAATGCAGCTAGGAGGTGTTAGCGTGCATTATGTTAGCGATGAACTAGATGGTGGGGAGATAATCGCACAAGGCGTGCTTGTAAAGAAGCAAGGGGAGAGTTTGGAGTCCTATGAAGCTAGGATTCATAAACTAGAGCATTATCTCTATCCTTTAGCGGTGTTAGAGGCACTTTAGAGATTAAAATTGTGATAGAGTTTTAAGATATGGGCTTCATCTAGCATTTTTGGATCAATTTTTTGTGTATCAAAACCAGTCTTTTTAAATTCACTAAGCGGGATAAAATCTTTTGGCGGGGTAATTTGTTTTCTTGACTGCTTAATATAAGGAAAATGGTAATGGCAGAGTTCTGAACGATAATAGTTTGTGTTTTTGCCTCCCGCCACTCTTTCGTAGTATTTAATTTCACCACCTGT
The Helicobacter winghamensis ATCC BAA-430 DNA segment above includes these coding regions:
- the flhA gene encoding flagellar biosynthesis protein FlhA — translated: MAIAEKKPSLLSKITPFLSFLTGSKDLTVVFFIIAILAIIIVPLPSALLDFFLAISIALSALIILIALYVKKPTDFSAFPTLLLIITLFRLSLNIATTRMILSNGHLGPEAVSDIITAFGQFVVGGNYVIGIILFVILVIINFMVVTNGSTRVSEVKARFTLDAMPGKQMAIDADLNSGVIGQDEAKARRDALAAEADFYGSMDGANKFVKGDAIAGIIITLINIIGGFLIGVFQRDMTLSDAASTFTILTIGDGLVSQLPALIVSTATGIIVTRFSKEGDNFASGIIDQLINESKTLLIVGCILILFAMVPGLPTLSLGFVGLLFLGLSLLLSKQKDGEVWQYVESLLKKIKKENKTKLEGGVDIENLPQRKAAQEAAARATQQPPKESEEERRKRDEAEIDNALKVKILRVGLGYQLIKFADPAQGGELVNKIRQIRKAMATEYGILVPMVHLRDDLNLPPDEYQILLKEIEIGHGKIMVDKYLAIASSGFAGELQDGVPTKEPVFGLDAYWIGEDKKEDAIIEGYTIIDGATVISTHIQELIKRHAEELLTRQEVHNLLGKLGQDYPVLAEEIKGVGVGTIQHILKELLHEQIPIKDMLSIAEAIADGYPAYKGDLPTLTEYVRACLKRLITHNFQSDDGTLRYFILSPTLEQFLLERLPDGQKMGQRLRLSPTESQSLLDAINIAQQKGASLGAVPTIIGGIPMVLRKPLATFMEQYGFGRNMIALSVAEIDYQTKYEVLGAVDFPV
- a CDS encoding DHH family phosphoesterase; translated protein: MEVYHLSHIDLDGYGCQMVSREFYRQAFKECNLHFYNANYGKEVAARLEQIYKSIKAQSIGSKAHILVSDLNLTLEECERLTQVVLELNLSGFSVTFELLDHHKSGQECAQKYAWYVLDTKRCATKIVYDTLLMRYGLSDSTRAWLESMVAMINSIDLWLENGFAFEFGKVAMRLIVEAKELNRFMFDDEDRTYKLALLSESARFLSQDNGHILLDNAILEMKKCFLKGSLLSDTLDNLASRYQCELLAQKAESCSVYWGGYWGFLSYSIGNISVLANLFLKNNPQFDFFIDVSARGNVSLRANNACDVSLLAKKCFNGGGHPNASGGKIEGFKESFVYADIKECVQNILETLE
- the purN gene encoding phosphoribosylglycinamide formyltransferase → MQVKRIAILFSGNGSNLEALIRALHNKYFCARDLQVLEAQEFLIGGISNAFMECEECKGAFKIEVVLALSNKKDAYGLVRAKNLGIKTQVLESVAFKDRAEFDRELVGILKPLELDLCVLAGFMRILTPIFTSSIKAVNIHPSLLPLFKGAHGITESYQSPMQLGGVSVHYVSDELDGGEIIAQGVLVKKQGESLESYEARIHKLEHYLYPLAVLEAL